The nucleotide sequence GGCAGTTCGTCAACAGCAGTTTGAATCAGCATATTTATTTGGCGCAGTCTGTCCTGCAGCTGGCACAACAGAAGCCATCATTGCTCCATTTGCTAATAGTGAATGTATGCATGAACACTTGAAATTAATATCATACCAATCGGTATAATCATCTGGTCAGGTTTATCCATGAACGATTGCATAGATTCTTTACAGTATCAATGTCACTAATAAAGCTATTCCAAGCTTGCGTGCATTGCTCGACAATGTCCTCATAATTGGCAAAACACCTATTGGCTAAAGGCGCTGTCTTATCCATCCCCAAACTTGTTCGATAGGATTAAGCTCTGGTGAATAGGGAGGTAGTTTAATCATGGTTAGATTATCGAATTCATCATCTAGATCTTTTGTATGCCAACCGGCACCATCCATGATCACGACAGCGTGGCGATCTGGAAGAGTTGCTTCAGAAATTAACTTTAGGTGTTGCCGCATGAACCTTTTATCTACCCATGGAGTGATCAACGCTTCGGTATTTCCATTCGACGGACATACCGCCCCAAAAACATAAGCGTACTCAAACTGTTGTTGTCGAACGACTCTTGGACGACTTCCTTTTTTTGCCCATAAGCGTGTCGTCGTGTTTTGTTGCCCTATACGAGCTTCATCTTGAAACCAAACATCAACTTGAGCCAGGGCAATATGACCGGGGATGTTAAGGATCGTTTCCAAGCGGAAGTTTTTTAAAAGCTTCTTGTGCTTTTTGGGATTGTTTAGGATGTTTTGACCTACTCGTTATCCAAGAAAAACCTAGCCGCTTTAATACTCTATAGACACTTGATGGTTCATAATTGATACCAAAGTGCTGAGAAATATATTCATTAATATCAGCACCCGATAGTCTGCCGCCTTCTTCAGATAAACTTTGCTGCTCAATGAATGTTGCGAGTTGTTTAGATTGAGTCTTGTTTAAAGATGGAGGTCGACCAGGTGATGTTTTGTGCTCAAGGCTCGCTAAACCGTCGGTTAAGAAATCACTTACCCATTTGTTTACACTGGTACGACTCACCTTAAGAATACTCGTGATCTCAATGCGGTTATGCCCTTCACTGAAATGTGCTAATGCCAAAAGACGGATCCGCTTTTGTGCATTTTTCTCTCGTCGTGCCAGAGAGCGAAAGTCAGTGGTATTAAGCTTTTCCATATGTAACCTAATCATTAAAATTAACTGTTCAGATTAGATCACATCTTTATACCGATTGGTATAAATGAGGAGTGCACTAGGAAACGGACAAATTGTTTCCAATCAAAACGAAAAAAGCCCGTTGCATAAGCAACGGGCTTTATCGCTTCTCTTTCGAGAATAAATAGGCGTCTGGAAATGACCTACTCTCACATGGGGAGACCCCACACTACCATCGGCGCGATTGCGTTTCACTTCTGAGTTCGGGATGGGATCAGGTGGGGCCACAATGCTATGGTTTCCAGACAAATTTGCTATTACTTTCAGCGTTTAAAAAGCTAAAGGTAAATAATTTCGAAAGCTGTTATCTCACATTCGCAAGATAATTCTAAATAATTGGGTTTAGTACACGGATGTACTGTATGTCATAAATGCAGAAGCATTTTATGACCAACTTAAATCAAGTTCGTATTCTTTTGTCGCTAAGTATCACCTAGCTACATAAAACCCATCTGGGTTGTATGGTTAAGCCTTACGAGTCATTAGTACAAGTTAGCTCAACGCCTCACAACGCTTACACACCTTGCCTATCAACGTCCTAGTCTCGAACGGCTCTTTAAAGAGATTTAATCTCTAGGGATGACTCATCTTAGGACTCGCTTCCCGCTTAGATGCTTTCAGCGGTTATCGATTCCGAACGTAGCTACCGGGCAATGCTATTGGCATAACAACCCGAACACCAGCGGTTCGTCCACTCCGGTCCTCTCGTACTAGGAGCAGCTTCCTTCAATCATCCAACGCCCACGGCAGATAGGGACCGAACTGTCTCACGACGTTCTGAACCCAGCTCGCGTACCACTTTAAATGGCGAACAGCCATACCCTTGGGACCGACTTCAGCCCCAGGATGTGATGAGCCGACATCGAGGTGCCAAACACCGCCGTCGATATGAACTCTTGGGCGGTATCAGCCTGTTATCCCCGGCGTACCTTTTATCCGTTGAGCGATGGCCCTTCCATTCAGAACCACCGGATCACTATGACCTACTTTCGTACCTGCTCGACGTGTATGTCTCGCAGTTAAGCTGGCTTATGCCATTGCACTAACCGTACGATGTCCGACCGTACTTAGCCAACCTTCGTGCTCCTCCGTTACTCTTTGGGAGGAGACCGCCCCAGTCAAACTACCCACCAGACACTGTCCTCAACCCCGATTCAGGGGCCTAAGTTAGAACATCAAAACTACAAGGGTGGTATTTCAAGATTGACTCCACAAGAACTAGCGTTCCTGCTTCAAAGTCTCCCACCTATCCTACACATGTAGGTTCAATGTTCAGTGCCAAGCTATAGTAAAGGTGCACGGGGTCTTTCCGTCTAGCCGCGGGTATACGGCATCTTCACCGCAATTTCAACTTCACTGAGTCTCGGCTGGAGACAGCGTGGCCATCATTACGCCATTCGTGCAGGTCGGAACTTACCCGACAAGGAATTTCGCTACCTTAGGACCGTTATAGTTACGGCCGCCGTTTACCGGGGCTTCGATCATGAGCTTCTCCGAAGATAACCCAATCAATTAACCTTCCGGCACCGGGCAGGCGTCATACCGTATACTTCCTCTTGCGAGTTTGCACAGTACTGTGTTTTTGATAAACAGTTGCAGCCACCTGGTATCTGCGACTCCCGTCAGCTTAGAGAGCAAGTCTCATCACCAACAGGAGCGTACCTTCTCCCGAAGTTACGGTACCATTTTGCCTAGTTCCTTCAGCCGAGTTCTCTCAAGCGCCTTGGTATTCTCTACCCAACCACCTGTGTCGGTTTGGGGTACGATCCCTACTAACCTGAAGCTTAGAAGATTTTCCTGGAAGCATGGCATCAACTACTTCATCACCTTAGTGACTCGTCATCAGCTCTCAGCATTGCAACTTAATGCGTATTCCCGGATTTGCCTAAGAATACTGCCTACCACCTTAAACGCGGACTACCAACGCCGCGCTAGCCTAGCCTTCTCCGTCTCTCCATCGCAGTTAGTAGAGGTATGGGAATATTAACCCATTTCCCATCGACTACGCCTTTCGGCCTCGCCTTAGGGGTCGACTCACCCTGCCCTGATTAACATTGGACAGGAACCCTTGGTCTTTCGGCGAGGGAGTTTTTCACTCCCTTTATCGTTACTCATGTCAGCATTCGCACTTCTGATACCTCCAGCGTGGGTTACCCCTTCACCTTCAACGGCTTACAGAACGCTCCTCTACCGCGTACACAATAAAGTGCACACCCGTAGCTTCGGTGTATTGCTTAGCCCCGTTAAATCTTCCGCGCAGGCCGACTCGACTAGTGAGCTATTACGCTTTCTTTAAATGATGGCTGCTTCTAAGCCAACATCCTAGCTGTCTAAGCCTTCCCACATCGTTTCCCACTTAGCAATAACTTTGGGACCTTAGCTGACGGTCTGGGTTGTTTCCCTTTTCACGACGGACGTTAGCACCCGCCGTGTGTCTCCCGAGTAGTACTCATTGGTATTCGGAGTTTGCAAAGGGTTGGTAAGTCGGGATGACCCCCTAGCCTTAACAGTGCTCTACCCCAATGGTATTCGCTCGAGGCGCTACCTAAATAGCTTTCGAGGAGAACCAGATATCTCCCGGTTTGATTGGCCTTTCACCCCCATCCACAAGTCATCCGCTCATTTTTCAACATAAGTCGGTTCGGTCCTCCAATTGATGTTACTCAATCTTCAACCTGCCCATGGATAGAATCACCGGGTTTCGGGTCTACACCTTGCAACTAAACGCGCAGTTAACACTCGGTTTCCCTACGGCTCCGCTATTCGCTTAACCTCGCTACAAAATGTAAGTCGCTGACCCATTATACAAAAGGTACGCAGTCACGGCCTCTCGCTCTCGAAAGAGCTGAACCGCTCCCACTGCTTGTACGTATACGGTTTCAGGTTCTATTTCACTCCCCTCACAGGGGTTCTTTTCGCCTTTCCCTCACGGTACTGGTTCACTATCGGTCAGTCAGGAGTATTTAGCCTTGGAGGATGGTCCCCCCATGTTCAGACAAGATGTCACGTGTCCCGTCCTACTCGTTTTCACGTAAAGTTAGTTTTCATGTACGGGGCTATCACCCTGTGCCGCTGTGCTTTCCAACACATTCCACTAACACCCTCTACGCTTAAGGGCTAATCCCCGTTCGCTCGCCGCTACTAGGGGAATCTCGGTTGATTTCTTTTCCTCCGGGTACTTAGATGTTTCAGTTCCCCGGGTTTGCCTCATTAACCTATGTATTCAGTTAATGATACATGCTTATGCATGTGGGTTTCCCCATTCGGACATCGTTAGCTCAATTGCTTGTTACTAGCTCGCCAACGCTTATCGCAAGTTACTACGTCCTTCATCGCCTCTGACTGCCAAGGCATCCACCGTATACGCTTAGTCACTTAACCATACAACCCACATAGGTTTTCTTTCGCTTGCCACTGAGCCACTATGCTGCGTTCATAAGTCGCACTCGTCAGTTATGTAGTAAACTACACGCCTTCCTCGTTTGCCTTATCGCCTTGCTTAGCATCACATTGACTGCGCTAATGTTATCTATTGTTCAAACGGGTAAGTCTGAACGAGATGTATCGCAACTAATGGTGTTTACTTTCGCCAAAAGAATACTCTTGAAACACTTCCCTAATAAAAGGTCGATGCTTCGGCACTTGATTTAAGTGTTTGAGAACTCAATTATTTATTTTTCGCGCTAATGCTATTAACAATAAATCACTTACAAATAAGATATTTACTGTCCCTTTCACATTAACACTATCAGCTTTCCAAATTTTTAAAGAACAAACATCACCGTAAAGGCGTGTTTCTCGCTCTAACAAGAACAAGTTATCTGTGTGAACACTCAACAAATATTAAGTTAGTCGTATAGGTAAGGAGGTGATCCAGCCCCAGGTTCCCCTAGGGCTACCTTGTTACGACTTCACCCCAGTCATGAACCACACCGTGGTAAACGCCCTCCCCGAAGGGTTAAGCTATCTACTTCTGGTGCAGCCCACTCCCATGGTGTGACGGGCGGTGTGTACAAGGCCCGGGAACGTATTCACCGTAGCATTCTGATCTACGATTACTAGCGATTCCGACTTCACGGAGTCGAGTTGCAGACTCCGATCCGGACTACGACCGGCTTTGTGGGATTAGCTTGACCTCGCGGCGTTGCGACCCTCTGTACCGACCATTGTAGCACGTGTGTAGCCCTACTCGTAAGGGCCATGATGACTTGACGTCGTCCCCACCTTCCTCCGGTTTATCACCGGCAGTCTCCTAAAGTTCCCGACATAACTCGCTGGCAAATAAGGATAAGGGTTGCGCTCGTTGCGGGACTTAACCCAACATTTCACAACACGAGCTGACGACAGCCATGCAGCACCTGTCTCACAGTTCCCGAAGGCACCAAACCATCTCTGGTAAGTTCTGTGGATGTCAAGAGTAGGTAAGGTTCTTCGCGTTGCATCGAATTAAACCACATGCTCCACCGCTTGTGCGGGCCCCCGTCAATTCATTTGAGTTTTAACCTTGCGGCCGTACTCCCCAGGCGGTCTACTTAATGCGTTAGCTTGGGAGCCCAGTAACTAAGTTACCAAACTCCGAGTAGACATCGTTTACGGCGTGGACTACCAGGGTATCTAATCCTGTTTGCTCCCCACGCTTTCGTACCTGAGCGTCAGTCTTTGTCCAGGGGGCCGCCTTCGCCACCGGTATTCCTTCAGATCTCTACGCATTTCACCGCTACACCTGAAATTCTACCCCCCTCTACAAGACTCTAGTCTGTCAGTTCCAAATGCAATTCCCAGGTTGAGCCGGGGCTTTCACATCTGGCTTAACAGACCGCCTGCGTACGCTTTACGCCCAGTAATTCCGATTAACGCTTGCACCCCTCGTATTACCGCGGCTGCTGGCACGAAGTTAGCCGGTGCTTCTTCTGCGAGTAACGTCACAGCTGTCGTTTATTAAACGACAACCTTTCCTCCTCGCTGAAAGTGCTTTACAACCCGAAGGCCTTCTTCACACACGCGGCATGGCTGCATCAGGCTTTCGCCCATTGTGCAATATTCCCCACTGCTGCCTCCCGTAGGAGTCTGGACCGTGTCTCAGTTCCAGTGTGGCTGATCATCCTCTCAGACCAGCTAGGGATCGTCGCCTAGGTGAGCCATTACCTCACCTACTAGCTAATCCCACCTAGACTCATCTAATCGCGAAAGGCGCTCTCGAAAGTGCGTCCCCTCCTTTCCCCCGTAGGGCGTATGCGGTATTAGCAGTCGTTTCCAACTGTTATCCCCCACGACTAGGCAGATATCTAGGCATTACTCACCCGTCCGCCGCTCGACAGCAAAAGTAGCAAGCTACTCTCCTGTTTCCGCTCGACTTGCATGTGTTAGGCCTGCCGCCAGCGTTCAATCTGAGCCATGATCAAACTCTTCAATTAAAGTTTTTTGTTCTACTCCGTTAGAAGTAAAACGGCTCAACGAATTATACTGTTTTTCACAAACCCGAAGATTCATGAAGTTCACATATTATTGCTCCGTAACCTCATTTTCCCGAAAGAAGTTGAAGTCCGTTGCTATGGTCACTCAGTGGTTCATTGAGTAAATTTTTGATTGCCTCAAAAGAGACAATTTCGAATAACTCAACACCTGTGAGTGCCCACACAGATTTCTTGTTTTGAATTGTTAAAGAGCGTTAGCATCAATCTTTCAGATACTGCCGTAAGACGCTAGGTCGTTGGCTTGGGAGACGTATTATATACGCTCCGTAGTTGGCGTCAAGCGCTTTTAAAAAAGACTTTTAAATCATCATTTACTTTGCGATGCATAATAAATGATGATTTAAAAGTAGCAATTAACTTGCCACTCTCTACCCTGACTGGCGATGTCGTGTCAGTGGATGCGCATTATAGGGATATCAACTCAGAGTACAAGAGTTTTTTTACTAAAAAACTCTGTTTTACGAGATACTTTCATTAGACACATCATACCCACTACTTACCCCCTGACTTATCCACAAACGGTAAGTAATAAGTGAATATTTATGCGCTTTATACCGGGTCCTGATGGATAATGACTTCGACATCATCGAATACTGTCCGGATCCTTTCTTCTGCTTTATCGGCAATGGTATGTGCTTCTCTTAAGCTCAAAGAACCTTCGAGCTCTAAGTGACATTGTATAAAGGTAGTCTTACCTGATTCTCGAGTCCTAAGATCGTGTATTCCTCTTACTTGGGGATCCTCTTGCATTATTTCTATAATTTTTAAACGAGTATCATTATCTAATTCACGATCCAGCAATGACTGTATTGAGCGATACCCTAACCCTAATGCTTGTTGTCCAATGAAAATAGCAATAAGGACGGCAAACAGACCATCAGCCCACCACCAACCATATTGAGCAAGAACAAGCGCAAGAAGAACTGCTGCGTTGAGGAAAAGATCTGACTTATAGTGCAATGCATCTGCTTCGATCACTGTGCTCGATGTTGCCGCCACCGCCTTCTTCTGCAAAAGAACTAATGCAAGAGTCAGCAATATTGCAATAATGGAAACCAAGACACCGACCATGGCATGATCGATTGGTGTAGGATTAATTAAACGATCCCCACCATGAAACAGAAGTAAAAAAGCTGAACCTAAAATAAATGCTGATTGTGCTAAGGCAGCTAAGGGCTCAGCTTTACCGTGACCATAACGATGATCGTGATCAGCCGGAACGATTGCATAACGGATAGCCACAAAATTAACTAATGAAGCAAGTCCATCAGCAAAAGAGTCAATCAAAGAAGCTAACATACTGGCAGAGCCAGAATAAAGCCAGGCAGCCATTTTTATAATAACAAGGGTCAAGGCAGTTGCCACAGCAGCGCGGCTCGCTAACTTGACCCAGAAATCGTATTGGGAAGTTTGGGTCATAGAATCACATTACTACTAACTTATTACTATCTAATAGCAGGGAGGAAGTTGATCCTAAGTGTATCGTAAATCATAGAGAAAAGCCGACCCTTAGTGAGCAGCTTTATCTTCGCCTTTCTTATGATGTCTACTTTCAAGCTTATTTTGAAATTTTACTTTCTGCTCAGGTGTCAGCAGTTGATATATCGCATTCTGTACTTTCAACATAGCAACACCTTTAGCTTGACGGTTTTGCTGCTTCTGTTCAATAAGCTCTCGCGCCTTTGCTTCATCAAAGTTATCGGCACTGATCAGAGCCAAAA is from Shewanella sp. MTB7 and encodes:
- the fieF gene encoding cation efflux pump FieF, whose protein sequence is MTQTSQYDFWVKLASRAAVATALTLVIIKMAAWLYSGSASMLASLIDSFADGLASLVNFVAIRYAIVPADHDHRYGHGKAEPLAALAQSAFILGSAFLLLFHGGDRLINPTPIDHAMVGVLVSIIAILLTLALVLLQKKAVAATSSTVIEADALHYKSDLFLNAAVLLALVLAQYGWWWADGLFAVLIAIFIGQQALGLGYRSIQSLLDRELDNDTRLKIIEIMQEDPQVRGIHDLRTRESGKTTFIQCHLELEGSLSLREAHTIADKAEERIRTVFDDVEVIIHQDPV